The following coding sequences lie in one Acropora palmata chromosome 3, jaAcrPala1.3, whole genome shotgun sequence genomic window:
- the LOC141876693 gene encoding uncharacterized protein LOC141876693, whose product METGLPNKDIFQIVVSYVERFKDSVNYFYNWKVECLSLEDQIFITLMKLRQNYINLHLAQLFACSDKTISNVVLTFVHVLHKLLYQDCMGIVPSREKNKTSMPGSFSLFGNCRMVIDCTDIKVAVPGLMSDQKVTYSSYRGMNSFKVLIGLAPNAVITYVSKLYPGSTSDKEIVRDCGILEHFETGDLVLADKGLLIQDLLPNGVSVNIPPFLNKGKFTASEIKLPKSIATCRIHVERANARLKEFKILSFIPSYMRCYAEKILQLCASLVNLQYPLIKEISDSLEFD is encoded by the coding sequence ATGGAAACAGGCCTTCCAAATAAGgatatttttcaaattgttgtttCTTACGTAGAAAGATTCAAAGACTCTGTCAATTACTTTTATAATTGGAAAGTTGAATGCCTTTCACTTGAAGATCAAATCTTCATTACCCTGATGAAACTTCGCCAAAACTACATCAATCTTCATCTAGCCCAGTTATTTGCATGCAGTGACAAAACAATCTCTAATGTTGTGTTAACGTTTGTTCATGTACTCCATAAGTTACTGTATCAAGACTGTATGGGTATTGTGCCATCACGAGAAAAGAATAAGACATCAATGCCAGGTTCCTTTTCGTTGTTTGGCAATTGTCGCATGGTCATAGACTGTACAGATATCAAGGTTGCTGTTCCTGGCCTCATGAGTGATCAAAAAGTCACCTATTCATCATACCGTGGAATGAATAGCTTTAAGGTTCTGATTGGTCTGGCACCCAATGCAGTCATCACTTATGTCAGCAAGTTGTATCCAGGATCTACTTCTGACAAAGAGATTGTAAGAGACTGTGGAATCCTTGAGCACTTTGAAACTGGAGATCTGGTGCTTGCAGACAAGGGGTTGCTCATTCAAGACCTTCTACCAAATGGGGTATCAGTTAACATACCTCCTTTCCTAAACAAGGGGAAATTTACAGCCAGTGAAATAAAGCTCCCAAAGAGCATTGCCACATGCCGCATTCATGTAGAGCGAGCCAATGCCAGGCTAAAGGAGTTTAAAATCTTAAGTTTTATTCCATCATACATGAGATGCTATGCTGAGAAAATTCTCCAATTGTGTGCATCCCTGGTCAATTTGCAGTATCCTCTTATCAAGGAAATAAGTGATAGCTTAGAGTTTGATTAG